The following DNA comes from Meiothermus sp. CFH 77666.
GCAGGAAAACCTGCCTACCGCCTTCTTCACACCTACCGCGCCCAACGAGCAAAGGCCGCAGTCCGAGAGCGACAGAGATGGCCGCTGAACCCCTCATACAAACCCGCAGCCTGAGCTTTCGCTACGGCGAAACCCTTGCCCTCGACGGGGTGAACCTCGAGGTTCCGTCTGGCTTCTTCGCCCTATTGGGCCCCAACGGGGCGGGCAAAAGCACCCTGGTCGGCATTCTGGCTACGCTGCTGGCGCCGCAAGCGGGAGAGGCTTTTGTGATGGGCCACTCGGTGCGGCAGCAGCCCCGGCAAGTGCGGAAAAGGCTGGGCCTGGTCTTCCAGGAGCCGAGCCTCGATGAGCGGCTTACGGTCCACGAAAATCTGGCCTTCCATGCGCTGATCTACGGGATGGGCCTGCGCCACGGTACGCGTATCCGTGAGGTGTTGGAGCTGGTCGAACTCTCCGAGTGGGCCCAAGCCCCGGTACGGGCCCTCTCGCGGGGGATGAAGCGGCGGCTGGAGATCGGCCGGGCCATCCTGCACCGGCCTCGCCTGCTGGTGCTGGACGAGCCCACCACCGGGCTGGACGTGCAGAGCCGCAGACGCATCTGGGACTACCTGCGGGCCCTTCAGGCCGAGGGTGTGAGTCTGCTCCTCACCACCCACCAGCTCGAAGAGGCCCAGGAGGCCGACCGGGTGGCCATCCTCGACCGGGGACGGCTTTTAGAGGAGGGTAGCCCTGACGAGCTGCGACGGCGCCATGGGGTGGCCCGGGTCGTGCTCGAGCTTTCCCATGCCGAGTTGGCCGAGCGGCTGGCGCGGGAGCAGGGGGGGCAGCGGGAGGGTTTGCGCCTGACCCTGGAGATCGAGGAGCCCCAAGCCTTTCTGGCCCAGTTCATGCCCAACTACGGCGGAGCGGTGCGGCACCTCGAGGTGCGCTACCCCAGCCTGGAGGCCGTCTTCCTGAAGCTCACCGGCCGGGCCCTGCGGGACGAGGGGGCGGGGGATCGCGAGGCGCTTTCAGCCTATGCCGCTCGGGGGGGAGAACATACCCGCTAGACGAGACGCAGCGGATCGGCGTTAGCTGGTGAAAGCAATCAGGGGGTTTGCATGAGCTACTTCCTTATGGTGCTTTACGCGGTCTGGGCTCGAGAGCTCAAGCGCAGCCTGCGGGAGTCGGGGCAACTTATAGGGGCCTTTAGCCGGCCGTTGCTGTGGGTGCTCATCTTCGGGGTGGGCCTCTCCCCCTTTTTCCGCACCGGGCTGCGCGAGACCAGCTTCCTGGTGCCCTTTACCTATGTACAGTTCATCTTTCCTGCCGTAGCGGTGCTCAACATCATGTACCCGGCGGTGCAGTCGGCGGTCTCGCTCATCTACGACCGCGAGCTCGGCTTCTTCCGCGAGGTCTTCGCCTCACCGGCAGCCAGACCGGCGGTCTTCCTGGGCAAGCTCTTGGGCGGGGTCACCCTGGCCTTGCTACAGGGCCTTTTGGTTCTGCTCCTGGCCCCCTTTGTGGACGTGCCCATGCCATGGGGGGTTTTCTGGGCCTGCCTGGGGCCCATGCTGCTCATCGCCTTGGCCTTTACCGCACTGGGGCTGGTCATCGCCTCGAGGATGAGCAGCTTTGAGGGTTTTGGGGTATTCGCCAACACCCTGATCCTGCCGGTCTACTTCCTGGCCAGCTCCATCTTTCCCCTGGATCCCTCCCTCACGGTGGAACAGCAGCAGCAGATCTTCCCTCCCTGGTTGGTCTTCCTGGTGCACATCAACCCTCTGACCTACGCCATCGATGTGTTGCGGGGGGTGAGCATCGGCTTTCAGCAGTTCGACCCGCTCACCGGCTGGCTGATCCTGGGAATCAGCGCGGCCGTCCTGGTGGGCTGGGCCTACTACGAGTTCAACCGGCGATGAAGCGCTTCTGGCAGAGCCCCTACCGAGGCAGCCTACTGACCGTGCTGGTGGGGTTGGCTTTGCTGCTGGTGGCTCGGGAGCTCCCCCCCGACCTCTCCCTGGCCCAGGTGCGGCAGGCCGGGGTGGTGAAGGTCTGCCACCCGCCAAACCTCCCTCCCCTTATCGAGCGCGGGGGTAGAGGCCAGGAGGCCGAGCTGGCCCGGCGCATCGCCCGAGCGTTGGGCGTGGAGGCCCAGTTCAACCTCCAGGCCGGCTGGGGGCTGGGCCAGGATCCGGTAGACTGGGGCCTCAGGCCCGAGTCCTGCGACCTTCTGGTAGGGGGAATTCTCCTGGAGAGGGAGACCACCCAGCTGCTCACCCCGCTCCCCTACCAGGAAAGCCGTTGGGGACTACTGGGCGAGGGGCCCAGGGTGGGGCTGCTGGCCCCTTTCTGGGGCGCCGACCGGCTAGTTCTGACCGAGTGGCTCGAGGCCAGGGGCTACCGTGCAGCCTACCTGGACGATGCACACGAGGGCGGACTCGCCCTGCGTCGGGGTGAGGTGACGGGGGTGCTCACCCTCGAGGCCCTGCGTCCCGTCCTGCCCCCCCTGCCCTGGCAACCGATCCGGCAGTTAGGGGCGGCGCAGCTTGCCGTGGGCGTCTGGAAGGGGCGCACTACCCTGAAGCGGGCCGTGGCCTCGGCCCTAGCGCAACCCGCACAAAAAGCCTTGCCAGCAGCTCCTGAAGACCCCAGGTGAACAGAGTCAGGGTGACAAAGAAGAGTAGGTTCTCGGGGCTAAAGTAAAGCGTATAGAAACGAAACTCCGCCCCCAGCCCGGTCTTTCGGGAGAAAAGCTCGCCCACTAGCACCACCAATAGCCCCAGCCGAAACCCCCGCCGCACCTGGGCCGCCCGGGTTGCTTCGGGCAGTTTGTGCCGGCCCAGGGCTGAAGCTAAAAACACGCCCTGCACCAGCGAGACCAAAATAAACAGCACCCGCTCGTCAAGCCCCAGGTAAGGGATGATGTTCACCGCCGGTATGATCAGGAGCCAAGGCAGGGCCAGCAGGCTGAGGAGCCAGGGGGTGAGCCAGGCCTCGAGGCCCCCCCAGCGACGCATGGCCCATCCGAGCCCATAACCCAGCATGGAACCCAGAAGCATTGGGGGCAGCCAGCGCATCAGGGTAAAACCCAGGTGGGCCAGCCCCCTGGCCCCATACGCCAGAAGCCAGTCCCGAGCCCACCAAACCGCAACTACAACGAGCAGCAAAAATAGCAGGGCTGAGACGAGCCTTTTCATACCCCAGCCTCCAAGCGACGCACCAGGCCACGGGCAAACCGCCATAGCTCCGGTGCCTCCAGGGTGCGCGGGCGCGGGAAAGGTACCTCCAGCTCGGACAGCACCCGGGTAGGGGAGCGGCTCAGTAGCAAGACACGGTCGGCCAAGTAGGCGGCCTCCAGCGGGTTGTGGGTGACCAGAACCACCGTGGCCGCGGTCTGGGCCAGCCAGCCCTGCAGCTCGGTGCGCATCTGCTGGGCAGTGAGTTCGTCCAGGCTTGAAAAGGGCTCGTCCAGCAGGAGCAAGGTGGGCTCAATCAACAAGGCCCTTGCCACCGCAGCCCGCTGCTGCATGCCTAGCGAGACCTGGTGGGGATAGTAGCGGCCAAAGCCCCGCAGCCCCACCCGCTCCAGCCAAGCCTGCACCCTGGCCCCGTCGGGCCTGGGCAGAACGAAGGCCAGGTTACGCTCCAGGGTGAGCCAGGGCAGCAGGCGGGGCTCCTGGAAGACGTAGCCCAGCTTGGGCACGGGCTCGAGGCTGAGCCGACCCCGGCCATCCTCCAGCCCGGCTAGAACGTGGAGCAGGGTGGTCTTCCCGCAGCCCGAAGGACCCAGTATGGCCAGAAACTGGCCCGGCTCGAGCCGAAAGCTTATCCCCTCGAGCACCTTCTTTTCCTCCGGGCCGCGAAAAAAGCTTTTGGACAAGCCCTCTGCCACCACCCGGGTCATGCCAGCGCCTCCCGCCCCCGCCAGCGCCCGGCCTGCCGCGCCCCAAAGGCCAGCAGAGCGTCCAAGGCCACCAGCGCAACGGTGATCGCCAGACCGTAGGCCAGGATGCCGCGCATCTCAAACATCTGGAAGTAGAAGGCGATCTGGTAACCCACCCCGCTGGTGCGGCCCAGGAGTTCGGCGAAGACGATCATCTTCCAGCATAGCGACAAAGTGGCGCGGGCGGTGCCCCAAACGAATGGGGCCATCTGGGGCCAGGCCACGAAGTAGGCCACCTCGAGGCGGCCCTTGCGAAACACCCGGCTCATCTGGAAGAGCCTGGGCTCCAAGGTGCGCACACCCTCCCGTACCTGGACCACCACCGTGGGGAGGACGATCAGGAAAACCGATAGCACTGCAGCCAGCTCGTTGAGTCCGAGCAAAACATAGGCCACCACGATGGGCAGGATGCGGGGGATGGCCAGACCCAGGGCCACCCAGCCTTCCAGGAGCTGCTCAGCCCTGGCCGAGCGGCCCGACCAGAAGCCGAGCAGCAGACCTGCCGCCATGGACAGCAAAAACGCCAGCAAAACCCGTTGCAGGGTGATGCCCACCTGGTACAAAAGCACCCCCCGCTCAAGCTCGCGCCCTAGGAAGGCCCAGGTCTCCAGCGGCCCCGGCATGAGCTTGGGGCCCAGCCAGACCGAAAGCCCGAGCCAGGCCAGGATAATCGAGGCAAAGGAGACCCCCCGGTACAGCCAGGGGTGGGCATGAGCAGCTTGGATCACCGGCAAAAACCCTCACCTCACCGCTGCGGCGAACTGGGTACTGAAGGCTCGAGGGTCGAAGCGTTCGATCCCCACGATCTCCGGGCCGGCCACCGCCAGCAGCCGCTCCACAAGAAGCCTGAGCGAGACGATCGAGCTAACATCCCAGCGCTGAGGGATGCCGCTCTCCCAGCGCTTGCGCAAAGCCGGGAGCTGGCTCTTGTCGGGTAGGGCGTAGAGCCGGGCCTCCAGGATGGCCTCCCAGATGCCGCTATCCTGCTTCATACGCTCGGAGGCAAGCTGCACCGTCCGCAAAAAGCGCCGCAGGGCCTCGGGGTCGGTATCCTCCCGGGCGATGATAAACAGCAGCGGCACGTCGGTGGGCAGGCCCAGCTCACGCAGAATGGCGGCCGAGCTCAAAAGCTCGCGGTACTGTCCGGTGGCCTGCATGCGAGCTAGGTGGTGCCAGAGGGGAAGGGCGGCCTCGAGCTGTCCCCGCTCGATCAGTTCGGCCATCAGCGGCGAGCCTACCGCACTCACCTTGCTATCCTTCAAAGGATCGAAGCCGTGCTTGCGGATGCACAGGGCCCGCAGCAGCAAAAAGGTCTTGTCGGTCAGGCTGGTAGTACCCAGGCTGCGGCCCTTCAGGTCGGCCAGGCTTTGGATGGGGCTCTTCACCGGCACCGCCACCCCCCCGGTGAGCAGGCTGTAGGGGTAGATGGCCCGCACCGGGAAACCCCGGTCGCGCAGGAGCTGCACCTCCACGAAGTCGTCCACCACGATCTGCACCTCGCCCGAGCGCAAAGCCAGGCGGTTGGCGTCCTTGCTGGCGTAGGTGGTGGCCCTCACCTCGAGGCCCAGCTCCTTCACCAGGCCAAAGCGTTCGATGGCCAGGATTACCCAGGAGAGCGTCCCACCGGCCTGCAGTCCCACCCGCACCGACTTTTCCTGGGCCCAAGCCAAAGGCATGGCCACCAGTATTCCGGCAATCCACCAGCGCATAGGCACCTCCTCACTATGAACATTCAGGTAATCTGATCCTAATACGCGCCCCCGTGAGAAGGTCAAAGTTTTGTCCAATTCCGAATATTCCGCAAAGCGGGCCATTCTACCTATCTGCGAAAACCTCTTTTTCTTGACGAAACTCCCAAGTCTGGGCATGCTGATCTTCGTAATCAAAAAGGAGGGTTCTGCCGTGAAAAAGCCCAGAGATACGGCCAAGGCTGTCCTTTTAGGACGACGCGAAGCCCTGCGTGCGGCGTTTTGGGGGGGGACGGGCATCTTGCTGGGCCGGGGACTGTCCCAAAGCAGCTTGCCAAGCGTGGTGGCCGGCGATCTGTTGGTCTATGCGGGCGGTGAAAAGGCCGACCAGCCGATCTTAGCCGACCAGGTGGGCCTCAACAAGGCCCTAAACGCTTTCCCGATGGACCCCAACACCCAGACCGTTAAAAAGGACCCCAAGACTCTGATTGTGCTGGTGCGCCTGGAACCCAAGATGCTTGACAAAAACACCGCAAAATTTGCCGCTGGCGGTTTTGTAGCCTACTCAGCCATCTGTACCCATCAGGGTTGTCCTATAAGTCAGCTGGGTGAGGTGGGCAGCCGCAAAGGAAAATTGGTTTGCACTTGCCACGGCGCAGTATATGACCCCACCGCCGGGGCTAAGGTGCTGGGAGGACAAGCCAAGCGACCCTTGGCCCTCCTGCCGCTCAAGCTGCAGGGTCAAAACCTGGTCGCAGCGGGCGGGTTCATCGGAAAAGTCGGGGCCGATTGAGAAGGGAGGTGAGCACCTCAGTTGTAAACGGTCGACAGC
Coding sequences within:
- a CDS encoding ABC transporter ATP-binding protein, with protein sequence MAAEPLIQTRSLSFRYGETLALDGVNLEVPSGFFALLGPNGAGKSTLVGILATLLAPQAGEAFVMGHSVRQQPRQVRKRLGLVFQEPSLDERLTVHENLAFHALIYGMGLRHGTRIREVLELVELSEWAQAPVRALSRGMKRRLEIGRAILHRPRLLVLDEPTTGLDVQSRRRIWDYLRALQAEGVSLLLTTHQLEEAQEADRVAILDRGRLLEEGSPDELRRRHGVARVVLELSHAELAERLAREQGGQREGLRLTLEIEEPQAFLAQFMPNYGGAVRHLEVRYPSLEAVFLKLTGRALRDEGAGDREALSAYAARGGEHTR
- a CDS encoding ABC transporter permease, giving the protein MSYFLMVLYAVWARELKRSLRESGQLIGAFSRPLLWVLIFGVGLSPFFRTGLRETSFLVPFTYVQFIFPAVAVLNIMYPAVQSAVSLIYDRELGFFREVFASPAARPAVFLGKLLGGVTLALLQGLLVLLLAPFVDVPMPWGVFWACLGPMLLIALAFTALGLVIASRMSSFEGFGVFANTLILPVYFLASSIFPLDPSLTVEQQQQIFPPWLVFLVHINPLTYAIDVLRGVSIGFQQFDPLTGWLILGISAAVLVGWAYYEFNRR
- a CDS encoding ABC transporter ATP-binding protein, producing MTRVVAEGLSKSFFRGPEEKKVLEGISFRLEPGQFLAILGPSGCGKTTLLHVLAGLEDGRGRLSLEPVPKLGYVFQEPRLLPWLTLERNLAFVLPRPDGARVQAWLERVGLRGFGRYYPHQVSLGMQQRAAVARALLIEPTLLLLDEPFSSLDELTAQQMRTELQGWLAQTAATVVLVTHNPLEAAYLADRVLLLSRSPTRVLSELEVPFPRPRTLEAPELWRFARGLVRRLEAGV
- a CDS encoding ABC transporter permease subunit, with the translated sequence MIQAAHAHPWLYRGVSFASIILAWLGLSVWLGPKLMPGPLETWAFLGRELERGVLLYQVGITLQRVLLAFLLSMAAGLLLGFWSGRSARAEQLLEGWVALGLAIPRILPIVVAYVLLGLNELAAVLSVFLIVLPTVVVQVREGVRTLEPRLFQMSRVFRKGRLEVAYFVAWPQMAPFVWGTARATLSLCWKMIVFAELLGRTSGVGYQIAFYFQMFEMRGILAYGLAITVALVALDALLAFGARQAGRWRGREALA
- a CDS encoding ABC transporter substrate-binding protein, which translates into the protein MRWWIAGILVAMPLAWAQEKSVRVGLQAGGTLSWVILAIERFGLVKELGLEVRATTYASKDANRLALRSGEVQIVVDDFVEVQLLRDRGFPVRAIYPYSLLTGGVAVPVKSPIQSLADLKGRSLGTTSLTDKTFLLLRALCIRKHGFDPLKDSKVSAVGSPLMAELIERGQLEAALPLWHHLARMQATGQYRELLSSAAILRELGLPTDVPLLFIIAREDTDPEALRRFLRTVQLASERMKQDSGIWEAILEARLYALPDKSQLPALRKRWESGIPQRWDVSSIVSLRLLVERLLAVAGPEIVGIERFDPRAFSTQFAAAVR
- a CDS encoding Rieske (2Fe-2S) protein yields the protein MKKPRDTAKAVLLGRREALRAAFWGGTGILLGRGLSQSSLPSVVAGDLLVYAGGEKADQPILADQVGLNKALNAFPMDPNTQTVKKDPKTLIVLVRLEPKMLDKNTAKFAAGGFVAYSAICTHQGCPISQLGEVGSRKGKLVCTCHGAVYDPTAGAKVLGGQAKRPLALLPLKLQGQNLVAAGGFIGKVGAD